One window from the genome of Osmerus mordax isolate fOsmMor3 chromosome 19, fOsmMor3.pri, whole genome shotgun sequence encodes:
- the fkbp2 gene encoding peptidyl-prolyl cis-trans isomerase FKBP2, with protein sequence MRLFFLVAVTLVSLAPEVVRGGEKKKLQIGIKKRVDNCPIKSRKGDVLNMHYTGKLEDGTEFDSSIPRNQPFTFTLGTGQVIKGWDQGLLGMCEGEKRKLVIPSELGYGDRGAPPKIPGGATLIFEVELLSIERRSDL encoded by the exons ATGCGGCTGTTTTTTCTGGTCGCGGTCACGCTGGTGTCCCTTGCTCCCGAGGtggttagaggaggagagaagaagaagctgCAGATTGGCATCAAGAAGAGGGTCGACAACTGCCCCATCAAGTCCCGAAAGGGGGATGTGCTGAACATGCACTACACT GGAAAGCTGGAAGATGGAACGGAGTTTGACAGCAGCATTCCCAGGAACCAGCCGTTCACCTTTACCCTCGGTACCGGCCAGGTCATCAAAGGGTGGGACCAGGGCCTGCTGGG TATGTGTGAAGGTGAGAAGAGAAAGCTCGTCATTCCATCAGAGCTTG GATATGGAGACCGAGGAGCCCCCCCTAAAATCCCAG GTGGCGCCACACTCATTTTTGAAGTTGAACTTCTGAGCATTGAACGTAGATCTGACTTATAG
- the ppp1r14ba gene encoding protein phosphatase 1, regulatory (inhibitor) subunit 14Ba, with protein MATITKQDSNAQARVYFKTPPGTEDSEVVQKQGRVTVKYDRKELRKRLNLEEWIIDQLTDLYDCEEEEIPELEIDVDELLDMPTDGDRALRVKGLLVGCFKPSDDFITALLEKVKGLQKLNTPPKKSEKTPP; from the exons ATGGCGACGATCACTAAACAGGACTCAAACGCCCAAGCAAGGGTTTATTTCAAAACCCCTCCCGGTACCGAAGATTCTGAAGTAGTGCAAAAGCAAGGGCGGGTGACCGTCAAATACGACAGAAAAGAACTGAGAAAGAGACTCAATTTGGAAGAGTGGATAATTGATCAGTTAACGGATTTATACGACTGTGAG gaggaggagattccTGAGCTGGAGATAGATGTGGATGAGCTGTTGGACATGCCCACAGATGGAGACAGGGCCTTGAGGGTGAAG GGTTTGTTGGTCGGCTGTTTCAAACCTTCAGAT GACTTTATCACGGCACTTCTGGAGAAGGTCAAAGGTCTTCAGAAACtcaacactccccccaaaaagAGTGAAAAAACCCCTCCATAA